The following are from one region of the Halodesulfurarchaeum sp. HSR-GB genome:
- the purM gene encoding phosphoribosylformylglycinamidine cyclo-ligase, with the protein MTEDEEMTYAEAGVDIEESEAAVGALVGAMTDVEDTTAYAGLIDIGDRYLAMTTDGVGTKLLVAEALEDYSTIGIDCIAMNVNDLVAAGVTPVAFVDYLAVDEPSETMSAEIGTGLADGASRGGVSLVGGETAVLPEVISGFDLAGAAAGLATPDQLLDGEAQVGDKLVGIPSSGVHSNGLTLARKAATADHEYDDPLPGEDRTIGEALLEPTRIYTYLLDSIHAHDVHAAAHVTGGGWTNLFRMGEFGYEITDPHPVQPVFEFIQDAGNVSEEEMHRTFNMGTGFVVAIDPADAEAFVAETDGQIIGDVTEGSTVEIHGCRFDPE; encoded by the coding sequence ATGACCGAGGACGAGGAGATGACCTACGCCGAGGCGGGCGTCGACATCGAGGAGAGCGAGGCCGCGGTCGGGGCACTCGTGGGGGCGATGACAGACGTCGAGGACACGACCGCCTACGCGGGCCTGATCGACATCGGGGATCGCTATCTCGCGATGACCACCGACGGGGTGGGCACGAAACTCCTGGTCGCCGAGGCCCTAGAGGATTATTCGACCATCGGCATCGACTGCATCGCAATGAACGTGAACGACCTCGTGGCCGCCGGCGTCACGCCGGTCGCCTTCGTGGATTATCTCGCCGTCGACGAACCCTCCGAGACGATGAGCGCGGAGATCGGCACCGGACTGGCCGACGGGGCGAGTCGCGGGGGCGTGAGCCTCGTCGGCGGCGAGACAGCAGTCCTCCCGGAGGTCATCTCCGGATTCGACCTGGCCGGGGCCGCGGCCGGGCTGGCGACTCCGGATCAGTTGCTCGACGGCGAGGCCCAGGTCGGTGACAAACTCGTGGGCATTCCCTCCAGTGGGGTGCACTCGAACGGCCTCACGCTGGCCCGTAAAGCCGCCACGGCCGATCACGAATACGACGACCCTCTCCCAGGTGAGGATCGAACCATCGGCGAAGCGCTGCTGGAGCCCACACGGATCTACACCTACCTGCTGGATTCGATTCACGCCCACGACGTACACGCGGCGGCTCACGTCACCGGCGGTGGCTGGACGAACCTCTTTCGCATGGGCGAGTTCGGCTACGAGATCACCGATCCCCACCCAGTCCAGCCAGTCTTCGAATTCATCCAGGACGCGGGGAACGTCTCCGAGGAGGAGATGCACCGGACCTTCAACATGGGCACGGGCTTCGTGGTCGCCATCGATCCGGCCGACGCCGAGGCATTCGTCGCAGAGACTGACGGGCAGATCATCGGCGACGTGACCGAAGGCTCGACAGTCGAGATTCACGGGTGTCGCTTCGACCCCGAGTAG
- a CDS encoding CBS domain-containing protein, with translation MHLPTPQDLRERRTTLGLTQRELADRADVSQPLIARIEGGDVDPRLSTLRRIVEALEAAAGEVIRAESLMHETVVSVGPGDPVSLAVERMQEAGYSQLPVIEEGVPVGSISDSDVIQAGEAVGEKQVREIMSESFPTISPDAVLSEIRSLLEYYKAVMVTEDGTTVGIITQADVAARVS, from the coding sequence ATGCATCTACCGACGCCCCAGGACCTGCGGGAACGTCGCACCACGCTCGGCTTGACCCAGCGGGAACTGGCCGACCGGGCGGACGTTTCCCAGCCGCTGATCGCCCGGATCGAGGGCGGTGACGTCGACCCGCGGCTCTCGACGCTCCGGCGCATCGTCGAGGCCCTCGAAGCGGCCGCGGGCGAGGTGATTCGGGCCGAGAGTCTGATGCACGAGACCGTGGTGAGCGTGGGCCCCGGCGATCCGGTCAGTCTGGCAGTCGAGCGGATGCAGGAGGCGGGGTACTCCCAGTTGCCGGTCATCGAGGAGGGGGTTCCGGTCGGATCGATCAGCGATTCCGACGTCATTCAGGCCGGCGAGGCCGTCGGCGAGAAACAGGTCCGTGAGATCATGAGCGAGAGTTTTCCGACGATCTCCCCCGATGCCGTCCTCTCGGAGATCAGGAGTCTGCTGGAGTACTACAAGGCCGTGATGGTCACCGAGGACGGGACGACGGTGGGCATCATCACCCAGGCCGACGTGGCCGCTCGCGTCAGCTAA
- a CDS encoding DUF555 domain-containing protein, with translation MANFVVAMEAAWLVRDVENSDDAIGVAVSEAGKRLNEADLEYVEVQPGLTSCPACGEPLDAAFLAADTALVGLELEMTVFNAESDEHASRIAKSEVGGALRDVPLKVIEVIEEAEDEEE, from the coding sequence ATGGCAAATTTCGTGGTCGCGATGGAAGCGGCATGGTTGGTGCGAGACGTGGAGAACTCCGACGACGCGATCGGTGTGGCCGTCAGCGAGGCTGGCAAGCGACTCAACGAAGCCGATCTGGAGTACGTCGAGGTCCAGCCGGGGCTCACGAGCTGTCCCGCCTGTGGCGAGCCTCTCGACGCCGCCTTCTTGGCCGCCGATACAGCCCTGGTCGGACTGGAGCTTGAGATGACCGTTTTCAACGCCGAGAGCGACGAACACGCCTCCCGCATCGCCAAAAGCGAGGTCGGTGGGGCCCTGCGGGACGTTCCGCTGAAGGTCATCGAGGTCATCGAGGAAGCCGAGGACGAGGAGGAGTAA
- a CDS encoding VOC family protein, whose product MNGTLDHVMVRVSNLADSVDWYQTHLDYEEKGRHEGDGFTIVYLGPADMHPESAMLELTHNEGETPTLGDAWGHVAVRVPEGELDSAYEQLMDGGVSDYRDPESCGGKYAFVKDPDGHEIELVERDHGRLWSLDHTMLRVEDADQAIGFWGRKFEYELAGRWEADTFANYFLEPAGAAPEAMSVELTSNYDGRTYDHGDAWGHLAIRADDLLEDWEQLLTREAPAYRPPSENENRYGFTKTPSGHEIELLERDPDADSLFPF is encoded by the coding sequence ATGAATGGCACACTCGATCACGTGATGGTTCGCGTGTCGAATCTCGCGGATTCGGTCGACTGGTATCAGACTCACCTCGACTACGAAGAGAAGGGCCGCCACGAGGGCGACGGGTTCACCATCGTGTACCTGGGGCCAGCGGACATGCACCCGGAGAGCGCGATGCTCGAACTGACCCACAACGAGGGCGAGACGCCCACGCTGGGTGACGCCTGGGGACACGTCGCCGTCCGGGTGCCCGAGGGCGAACTCGATTCGGCCTACGAGCAGCTAATGGACGGCGGCGTCTCGGACTACCGCGATCCCGAATCGTGCGGTGGAAAATACGCCTTCGTCAAGGACCCGGACGGCCACGAGATCGAACTCGTCGAGCGGGACCACGGCCGGCTGTGGAGTCTCGATCACACCATGCTCCGCGTCGAGGACGCCGATCAGGCCATCGGGTTCTGGGGCCGGAAATTCGAGTACGAACTGGCCGGTCGGTGGGAGGCAGATACCTTCGCGAACTACTTCCTCGAACCGGCGGGGGCAGCCCCGGAAGCGATGTCCGTGGAGTTGACCTCCAACTACGACGGTCGAACCTACGATCATGGCGACGCGTGGGGTCATCTGGCGATCCGAGCAGACGACCTCCTGGAAGATTGGGAGCAGTTGCTGACTCGCGAGGCACCGGCGTACCGACCGCCCTCGGAGAACGAGAATCGCTATGGGTTCACCAAGACCCCGAGCGGTCACGAGATCGAACTTCTCGAACGAGATCCCGACGCCGACTCGCTGTTCCCCTTCTAG
- a CDS encoding PAS domain S-box protein, whose product MKSFQSALSFSEFIDEIPDGLLLVDGSGQVTDLNERVEEMFGYAPDRLLGEPIEILVPDRYEEEHVGLRDSYLDAPERRPMGTELILQGQRADGSTFPIQVSLAPIEHDNRTLVLASVRDISERVQYQQQASVLNRILRHNIRNRLNIIQGNVDLVLERMVELESELDAVDQRLRERSADGSFDATMLPEELRTLYTAWREFPTAARERLQTIEASGLDLLDLADRARRLEEAIHADHEQTGDQSIRSTIREAIEDVRSRYEHAQIEVESIADAELSSNPQFVQIALDELLTNAIRHAEAEQPSVTVRTDRTDSQYWIEIEDDGPGIPETELEALKRPQEEQLEHGMGLGLWEATWLVDQLGGDLTFENQAEGALVRIQLPR is encoded by the coding sequence ATGAAATCGTTCCAGTCTGCCCTCTCTTTCTCCGAGTTTATCGACGAGATCCCCGACGGCTTGCTGCTGGTCGATGGATCCGGCCAGGTGACAGACCTCAACGAACGGGTCGAGGAGATGTTTGGCTACGCGCCCGACCGGTTGTTGGGCGAGCCGATCGAGATTCTCGTCCCGGACCGCTACGAGGAGGAACACGTTGGGCTTCGTGACTCCTACCTCGACGCTCCCGAGCGACGGCCCATGGGGACTGAACTGATACTGCAGGGGCAGCGGGCCGACGGATCGACGTTCCCGATCCAGGTGAGTCTGGCCCCCATCGAACACGACAACCGGACCCTGGTGCTGGCGAGCGTCCGGGATATCTCCGAGCGGGTACAGTACCAGCAACAGGCCAGCGTGCTGAACCGGATCCTGCGACACAACATCCGCAACCGGCTCAACATCATCCAGGGCAACGTGGATCTCGTCCTCGAACGCATGGTCGAACTGGAGTCGGAACTCGACGCGGTCGATCAACGGCTCCGTGAACGATCGGCCGACGGCTCGTTTGATGCAACCATGCTCCCCGAGGAACTGCGCACCCTCTATACCGCCTGGCGGGAGTTCCCGACGGCGGCCCGCGAGCGGCTCCAGACCATCGAGGCCTCGGGACTTGATCTACTGGATCTGGCAGATCGGGCCCGTCGTCTGGAGGAGGCGATTCACGCCGACCACGAGCAAACGGGCGACCAATCGATTCGATCGACTATCCGGGAGGCGATCGAGGACGTTCGATCCCGATATGAACACGCACAGATCGAGGTCGAGTCGATCGCCGACGCCGAACTATCGTCGAACCCGCAGTTCGTTCAGATCGCCCTCGACGAACTGTTGACCAACGCCATCCGGCACGCAGAGGCCGAGCAGCCGTCCGTGACCGTTCGCACCGACCGGACCGACTCCCAGTATTGGATCGAAATCGAGGACGACGGTCCCGGCATCCCGGAGACGGAACTGGAGGCGCTCAAGCGTCCTCAGGAAGAACAACTCGAACATGGGATGGGCCTTGGCCTGTGGGAGGCGACCTGGCTCGTCGATCAACTGGGCGGGGATTTGACCTTCGAAAATCAGGCCGAGGGGGCCCTCGTTCGCATTCAGCTTCCCCGCTAG
- the psmB gene encoding archaeal proteasome endopeptidase complex subunit beta — MFDQQEHVTAGPRGEVPDLEVGDPYAPELGSFPESDVSEADLENVTKTGTTIVGVTTPEGVVMGSDMRASLGGRIVSNKDVQKVEEIQQNAALSMSGSVGGAQSYIRSLRAEASLYEARRGENMSIHALATMASNLLRGGPFFRVVPLLAGMDEKGAHVYSLDPTGSSLADDYSAQGSGMPYALGVLEQEYTDDLTMDEAVTVAARAIDSATERDTASGNGIHITKISREAVDIVGHKDVNDLL, encoded by the coding sequence ATGTTTGACCAGCAGGAGCATGTGACAGCTGGCCCTCGCGGCGAGGTCCCGGATCTGGAGGTCGGAGATCCGTACGCACCGGAACTCGGCTCGTTCCCCGAGAGTGACGTCTCCGAAGCCGATCTGGAGAACGTGACGAAGACCGGCACCACCATCGTCGGCGTGACCACCCCCGAGGGGGTCGTCATGGGTTCGGACATGCGTGCGAGCCTGGGCGGCCGGATCGTCTCGAACAAAGACGTGCAGAAGGTCGAAGAGATCCAGCAGAACGCCGCGCTGTCGATGTCCGGTTCGGTGGGCGGGGCCCAGTCCTACATCCGCTCTTTGCGTGCCGAGGCGAGTCTCTACGAGGCGCGTCGAGGCGAGAACATGTCCATTCACGCCCTGGCGACGATGGCGAGCAACCTCCTTCGTGGCGGTCCCTTCTTCAGAGTCGTCCCGCTGCTGGCCGGGATGGACGAGAAGGGTGCACACGTCTACAGCCTCGATCCCACGGGGAGTTCCCTCGCCGACGATTATTCGGCCCAGGGCAGCGGCATGCCTTACGCGCTGGGGGTCCTCGAACAGGAGTACACGGACGACCTCACGATGGACGAGGCCGTCACGGTCGCCGCCCGCGCCATCGATTCGGCCACGGAACGTGACACGGCCAGCGGCAACGGCATCCACATCACGAAAATCAGCCGCGAAGCCGTCGACATCGTCGGCCACAAGGACGTCAACGACCTGCTCTAG
- a CDS encoding glycosyltransferase family 2 protein — protein sequence MSDLSVSVVIPAYNEADRIRPVVEALSEANEVLVVDDASTDDTAAVAKAAGATVISHTENQGYIAALKDGFRAASGAVTVTMDADGEHRPADIPRLIEPIRSGEADVVFGARDRIPRPSERLLNRLAGLAVDISDTGTGFRALRTSVAEKLALETACTCGTLALEAKARGAKLAEVPTPTVAVDKPRSIAWGHLPQLVWVGRWLWRVREADSAERR from the coding sequence GTGAGCGATCTCTCCGTCTCAGTCGTCATTCCCGCCTACAACGAGGCTGATCGAATCCGGCCGGTCGTCGAAGCGCTTTCAGAAGCAAACGAGGTTCTGGTCGTGGATGACGCCTCGACTGACGATACGGCGGCCGTCGCGAAAGCTGCCGGTGCGACCGTCATCTCTCACACGGAAAATCAGGGCTACATTGCCGCCCTCAAAGACGGATTCCGCGCAGCCAGCGGGGCGGTGACCGTGACGATGGACGCAGACGGGGAGCACCGGCCGGCGGATATCCCGCGATTGATCGAGCCGATTCGATCGGGCGAAGCGGACGTGGTGTTCGGGGCCCGGGATCGAATTCCCCGCCCCTCTGAACGGCTATTGAATCGGCTCGCCGGATTGGCTGTGGACATCTCGGATACCGGGACCGGCTTTCGAGCCCTTCGGACGTCGGTGGCCGAGAAATTGGCCCTCGAGACGGCATGCACCTGTGGCACGCTCGCCCTCGAAGCGAAGGCCCGTGGGGCGAAACTGGCGGAAGTTCCCACGCCGACTGTTGCGGTCGATAAACCCCGCTCTATTGCCTGGGGGCATCTCCCCCAGCTAGTGTGGGTGGGTCGGTGGTTGTGGCGGGTGCGAGAGGCCGATTCGGCTGAGAGACGGTGA
- a CDS encoding DNA topoisomerase IV subunit A → MSETAAREKLIDLAAQFYDQFELGEIPHMDVPTRSKSNIIFDEDAGVWVYGDRSSSRSANSVRGARKLLKAVYTIEFLANQLDEDRSSTLRELYYLSESWDEEEAQFNSQDQSNSLVEDLEIVSGVKREDFHMRPEESGATLMGPLRLREQTRRGDREIHCQEDVGEGGYQIPNNPDTIEFLDNDADFVMAVETGGMRDRLIENGFDDEYNAIIVHLKGQPARATRRITKRLHDDLDLPVTVFTDGDPWSYRIYGSVAYGSIKSAHLSEYLATPQADFVGIRPVDIVEYDLPTDPLSDSDVNALESELEDPRFSTDFWTEQIELQLDIEKKAEQQALASRGLDFVTDTYLPERLDEMGVI, encoded by the coding sequence ATGAGTGAGACAGCGGCCCGCGAGAAGTTGATCGACCTGGCGGCACAGTTCTACGACCAGTTCGAACTGGGCGAAATCCCCCACATGGACGTGCCGACCCGGTCGAAGTCAAACATCATCTTCGACGAAGATGCCGGCGTGTGGGTCTACGGCGACCGCAGCAGTTCACGAAGCGCGAACTCGGTCCGCGGGGCACGGAAGCTCCTCAAGGCGGTTTACACCATCGAGTTCCTCGCCAACCAGCTCGACGAGGACCGCTCCTCGACCCTGCGGGAACTGTACTACCTCAGCGAGTCCTGGGACGAGGAGGAGGCCCAGTTCAACTCACAGGACCAGTCGAACTCCCTGGTCGAGGACCTGGAGATCGTCTCCGGCGTGAAACGTGAGGACTTCCACATGCGCCCCGAGGAATCGGGAGCGACCCTGATGGGCCCGCTCCGGCTCCGTGAGCAGACTCGCCGTGGCGACCGTGAGATCCACTGCCAGGAGGACGTCGGCGAAGGGGGCTATCAGATTCCGAACAACCCCGACACCATCGAGTTCTTGGACAACGACGCGGACTTCGTGATGGCCGTGGAGACCGGCGGGATGCGGGACCGCCTGATCGAGAACGGCTTTGATGACGAGTACAACGCCATCATCGTCCACCTCAAGGGCCAGCCAGCCCGGGCGACCCGCCGGATCACCAAACGGTTGCACGACGACCTCGACCTCCCGGTCACGGTCTTCACTGACGGTGACCCGTGGTCCTACCGGATCTACGGGTCGGTGGCCTACGGCTCCATCAAGAGTGCGCATCTCTCGGAGTACCTCGCGACGCCACAGGCCGACTTCGTGGGCATCCGCCCGGTCGATATCGTGGAGTACGACCTGCCGACCGACCCGCTCTCGGATTCGGACGTGAACGCCCTGGAGAGCGAACTGGAGGACCCCCGCTTTAGTACCGATTTCTGGACCGAGCAGATCGAACTCCAACTCGACATCGAGAAGAAGGCCGAACAGCAGGCCCTGGCCTCGCGGGGACTCGACTTCGTGACCGACACCTACCTGCCCGAACGGCTCGACGAAATGGGCGTCATCTAG
- a CDS encoding DNA topoisomerase VI subunit B produces MTAFDSTPSGGGAIADDLAADQRSISIAEFFEKNKHMLGFDSEARALVTAVKEGVDNSLDAAEEAGYLPDIYVEIREVDDHYRLIIEDNGPGITAEELPKVFGKLLYGSRFHKREQSRGQQGIGISAAVLYSQLTSGKPAKVTSRTSSQDEAHYFELVIDTDSNEPEIRTETTTTWDRSHGTRIELDMEANMRARSQLHDYIRHTAVVNPHARIELREPNAHIKSERAEGASLPAETEEIRPHPHGVEIGTLLKMLDSTDSRTIRGFLQTAFTRVGQKTADSIIAAFSDREFGREFRWHPPQDHEDRNLARAVVDAISNKGQDLERRFGDQLAGAIEEHRPVSRTELAEIVDQVADDLAAESGRAFGETVRTNVEKAAWTALTNDRRGALYRTIDEVTTTRKDDAAIDALAERLASQIADADRDRFTQAALRSAIDRAADLTEEMDDETFGETARENILVALWDGMAPVDEELPSPGTLADDRDAASNLLDGMGSVDVMAPPSDCLSPITEDQIEAGLRSEFDADFYTAATRDAGVHGGDPFIAEAGIAYGGDIEDGGETAELMRFANRVPLVYQRGACAMTDVVKGINWRNYGLDQPGGSGIPKGPVVIMIHVASTNVPFTSESKDAVANVPEIEDELELALREAARDLKSHLNRRKSMRKRRQKQNVIADILPTMAAKVSTITQREPVDVSDSLARIMNNVLVEREREGNVVRLQVENHDSATADLEVTEIVTGEPQNLSAGEVVEMDGEYYLTWKPAVESGGEATLKYEIEADAEFDMQVSGIEEAKLTVIQ; encoded by the coding sequence ATGACGGCTTTCGATTCGACACCATCCGGAGGGGGCGCGATCGCCGATGACCTGGCGGCCGACCAGCGGTCGATCTCGATCGCCGAGTTCTTCGAGAAGAACAAGCACATGCTGGGCTTCGACAGCGAAGCCCGGGCGCTGGTGACCGCCGTCAAAGAGGGGGTCGACAACTCGCTTGACGCCGCCGAGGAGGCGGGCTATCTCCCGGACATCTACGTCGAAATCCGGGAGGTCGACGACCACTACCGACTGATCATCGAGGACAACGGCCCGGGCATCACGGCCGAAGAACTGCCCAAGGTCTTCGGCAAACTGCTCTATGGCTCCCGGTTTCACAAGCGTGAGCAGAGTCGGGGCCAGCAAGGAATCGGAATTTCAGCGGCTGTACTGTACTCTCAGTTGACTTCCGGGAAACCGGCGAAGGTCACGAGCCGAACCTCCAGCCAGGATGAGGCCCACTACTTCGAGCTGGTTATCGACACCGACAGCAACGAACCCGAGATCCGGACCGAGACCACCACGACCTGGGATCGCAGTCACGGCACCCGCATCGAACTCGACATGGAGGCGAACATGCGGGCCCGCTCTCAGCTTCACGATTACATCCGCCACACTGCGGTCGTCAACCCCCACGCCCGCATCGAACTCCGGGAGCCGAATGCCCACATCAAGTCCGAGCGAGCCGAGGGGGCGTCCCTGCCGGCCGAAACCGAGGAGATCCGGCCCCACCCCCACGGCGTCGAGATCGGGACGCTGCTCAAGATGCTCGACAGTACCGACTCCCGGACGATTCGGGGCTTCCTCCAGACGGCGTTCACCCGGGTCGGCCAGAAGACCGCCGACTCGATCATCGCCGCGTTCAGTGACCGGGAGTTCGGTCGCGAGTTCCGCTGGCACCCGCCACAGGATCACGAGGACCGCAACCTGGCCCGGGCTGTCGTCGACGCCATCTCGAACAAGGGCCAGGACCTCGAACGGCGATTCGGCGATCAGCTCGCGGGGGCCATCGAGGAGCACCGACCCGTGAGCCGGACCGAACTCGCCGAAATCGTCGATCAGGTCGCCGACGACCTGGCCGCGGAGTCGGGGCGGGCTTTCGGGGAGACGGTTCGGACGAACGTCGAAAAAGCGGCCTGGACGGCACTCACCAACGATCGCCGCGGCGCGCTCTATCGCACGATCGACGAGGTGACCACGACCCGGAAGGACGATGCCGCAATCGACGCGCTGGCAGAGCGTCTCGCGAGCCAGATCGCCGACGCTGATCGGGACCGGTTCACCCAGGCCGCGTTGCGGTCGGCTATCGACCGCGCCGCGGATCTCACCGAGGAGATGGACGACGAAACCTTCGGTGAGACGGCCCGCGAGAACATTCTCGTGGCGCTCTGGGACGGGATGGCCCCCGTGGACGAGGAGTTGCCCTCGCCCGGGACACTCGCCGACGATCGGGATGCCGCCAGCAACCTGCTCGACGGGATGGGCTCGGTCGACGTGATGGCCCCGCCCTCGGACTGTCTCTCGCCGATCACGGAAGACCAGATCGAGGCCGGACTCCGAAGCGAGTTCGACGCCGACTTCTACACCGCCGCGACCCGGGATGCGGGGGTCCACGGTGGCGATCCCTTCATCGCCGAGGCCGGGATCGCCTACGGCGGTGATATCGAAGACGGTGGCGAGACGGCCGAACTCATGCGGTTTGCGAACCGGGTGCCGCTGGTCTACCAGCGCGGGGCCTGTGCGATGACCGACGTCGTGAAGGGAATCAACTGGCGCAATTACGGGCTCGACCAGCCGGGGGGATCGGGAATCCCCAAGGGGCCGGTCGTCATCATGATTCACGTCGCGTCCACGAACGTGCCGTTCACGAGCGAGTCCAAGGACGCCGTGGCGAACGTCCCGGAGATCGAGGACGAACTCGAGTTGGCCCTTCGGGAGGCCGCCCGGGATCTCAAATCCCATCTCAACAGGCGAAAGTCGATGCGAAAACGCCGGCAGAAACAGAACGTTATCGCGGACATCCTCCCCACGATGGCCGCGAAGGTCTCGACGATCACCCAGCGCGAGCCGGTCGACGTCTCGGACTCGCTGGCCCGGATCATGAACAACGTCCTCGTCGAGCGCGAGCGGGAGGGCAACGTGGTCCGACTCCAGGTCGAGAACCACGACTCGGCCACCGCGGACCTCGAGGTCACCGAGATCGTCACCGGCGAACCGCAGAACCTCAGTGCCGGTGAGGTGGTCGAGATGGACGGCGAGTACTATCTGACCTGGAAGCCGGCGGTCGAGAGCGGCGGCGAAGCGACCCTGAAATACGAGATCGAAGCCGATGCTGAATTCGACATGCAGGTGTCTGGCATCGAGGAGGCCAAATTGACGGTGATACAATGA
- the gyrB gene encoding DNA topoisomerase (ATP-hydrolyzing) subunit B, which produces MVAESNYGAGQIQVLEGLEAVRKRPAMYIGSTDGRGLHHLVYEVVDNAIDEALAGHCSHIEVELHDDGSVSVRDDGRGIPVDTHEEYDRPAVEVILTVLHAGGKFDKESYQVSGGLHGVGVSVVNALSEWLTVEVDRNGKRYEQRFERGEPVTELETVTDVPEDQTGTRIQFKPDTDIFEVEKFSFSTLESRLRELAFLNSGVRISLIDDRDPDADTATFEYEGGIREFVEYLNETRTPLHGDVIYLEDESAGVQVEIAMQATEDLQSSTHAFANNINTREGGTHLTGFKTALTRVVNGYAKDHDLLKAIDGENLKGEDIREGLTAVISVKHPDPQFEGQTKTKLGNSDVRGVVESALHDGLNTYFEEHPDTAEAIISKAIEAAKARKAAQKAEELTRRKSALESTSLPGKLADCQTKEPEDSELFIVEGDSAGGSTKQARDRKFQAVLPIRGKILNVEKHRLDRILENEEIRAMIRAIGTGIGEEFDIDELRYGRVILATDADVDGAHIRTLLLTFFYRHMRPLLENGHVYAIKPPLYRIRYRGETYDAMTEADRERIVEEECNGNPTQIQRFKGLGEMNPEQLWESAMNPENRILKRITIEDAAEADRMFSVLMGDAVGPRKQFIKEHATDAEWVDI; this is translated from the coding sequence ATGGTAGCGGAATCAAACTACGGAGCCGGGCAGATCCAGGTCCTCGAGGGGCTCGAGGCCGTCCGCAAGCGACCCGCGATGTACATCGGGTCGACCGACGGTCGCGGGCTCCACCATCTCGTCTACGAGGTCGTGGACAACGCCATCGACGAGGCGCTGGCCGGACACTGTTCGCACATCGAGGTCGAGTTACACGACGACGGTTCTGTCAGCGTGCGGGACGACGGCCGGGGCATCCCGGTCGACACCCACGAGGAGTACGACCGCCCCGCGGTGGAGGTAATTCTGACGGTGCTGCACGCAGGCGGCAAGTTCGACAAAGAGTCCTACCAGGTCTCCGGCGGGCTGCACGGCGTCGGCGTGTCGGTCGTCAACGCTCTCTCGGAGTGGCTCACCGTCGAAGTCGACCGGAACGGAAAGCGGTACGAACAGCGCTTCGAGCGAGGTGAACCCGTCACGGAACTGGAGACGGTCACTGATGTTCCCGAGGACCAGACCGGGACCCGGATCCAGTTCAAACCCGACACGGACATCTTCGAAGTGGAGAAATTTAGCTTCTCCACGCTTGAATCCCGACTCCGAGAGCTTGCCTTCCTGAACTCCGGTGTCCGGATCTCCCTGATCGACGACCGGGATCCCGACGCCGACACCGCGACCTTCGAGTACGAGGGCGGCATCAGGGAGTTCGTCGAGTACCTCAACGAGACGAGGACGCCGCTTCACGGGGACGTGATCTATCTGGAGGACGAGTCCGCGGGCGTCCAGGTCGAAATCGCGATGCAGGCCACCGAGGATCTCCAGTCCTCGACACATGCGTTTGCCAACAATATCAACACCCGCGAGGGTGGCACCCACCTCACGGGATTCAAGACGGCACTCACCAGGGTCGTGAACGGCTACGCGAAAGACCACGATCTCCTGAAGGCGATCGACGGCGAGAACCTCAAGGGCGAGGACATCCGGGAGGGCCTGACCGCGGTCATCTCGGTGAAACACCCCGACCCACAGTTCGAGGGTCAGACCAAGACCAAACTGGGCAACAGCGACGTGCGGGGCGTCGTCGAGTCGGCCCTCCACGACGGACTCAACACCTACTTCGAGGAGCACCCGGACACGGCCGAGGCGATCATCTCGAAGGCCATCGAAGCGGCGAAAGCCCGGAAAGCCGCCCAGAAGGCCGAAGAGCTGACCCGGCGGAAGAGCGCCCTGGAGAGTACCTCACTCCCTGGCAAACTCGCCGACTGTCAGACCAAAGAGCCCGAGGACTCGGAGCTTTTCATCGTGGAGGGGGACAGCGCTGGGGGATCGACAAAGCAGGCCCGAGACCGGAAGTTCCAGGCGGTACTGCCGATTCGCGGGAAGATCCTCAACGTCGAGAAACACCGCCTCGATCGGATCCTGGAGAACGAGGAGATCCGGGCGATGATCCGGGCGATCGGGACCGGCATCGGCGAGGAGTTCGACATCGATGAGCTTCGGTACGGCCGCGTGATCCTCGCCACGGACGCCGACGTGGACGGAGCCCACATCAGAACGCTCCTCCTGACCTTTTTCTACCGGCACATGCGCCCGCTCCTCGAAAACGGCCACGTCTATGCCATCAAGCCGCCGCTCTATCGGATCCGGTATCGCGGGGAGACTTACGACGCCATGACCGAGGCCGACCGCGAGCGGATCGTCGAGGAAGAGTGCAACGGAAATCCGACCCAGATCCAGCGGTTCAAGGGTCTGGGCGAGATGAACCCCGAACAGCTCTGGGAGTCGGCGATGAACCCGGAGAACCGGATTCTCAAGCGGATCACCATCGAGGACGCCGCCGAGGCCGACCGGATGTTCTCGGTGCTGATGGGCGATGCGGTGGGGCCGCGAAAACAGTTCATCAAGGAACACGCCACGGACGCCGAATGGGTTGATATCTGA